Proteins encoded by one window of Fundidesulfovibrio magnetotacticus:
- a CDS encoding TerD family protein: MAVSLVKGQKISLAKEARPGLTRVIMGLGWDAAKKKGIFGFLKSPAAIDLDASCALFDAAGDPVDVVWFRQLKSKDGSIVHTGDNLTGEGEGDDEQVIVDLSAVPSGVKSLVFTVNSFRGQTFDEVENAYCRMVDASNEQEIARYQLSGGGRHTAMIMAKVYRHNGEWKMHAIGEPASGQTIQELVPGMRAHL, from the coding sequence ATGGCAGTCAGTCTGGTCAAGGGACAGAAAATCTCGCTCGCCAAGGAGGCCCGGCCCGGCCTCACGCGCGTGATCATGGGCCTGGGATGGGACGCAGCCAAGAAAAAGGGGATCTTCGGCTTCCTGAAGAGCCCGGCGGCCATCGATCTGGACGCCTCCTGCGCCCTGTTCGACGCGGCGGGAGACCCGGTGGACGTGGTCTGGTTCAGGCAGCTCAAGAGCAAGGACGGGAGCATCGTGCACACCGGGGACAACCTCACCGGCGAAGGCGAGGGCGACGACGAACAGGTCATCGTGGACCTCTCCGCCGTCCCGTCGGGCGTGAAGTCGTTGGTGTTCACGGTCAACAGCTTCCGGGGGCAGACCTTCGACGAGGTGGAGAACGCATACTGCCGCATGGTCGACGCCTCCAACGAGCAGGAAATCGCACGCTACCAGCTGAGCGGGGGCGGCAGGCACACCGCCATGATCATGGCCAAGGTCTACCGCCACAACGGAGAGTGGAAGATGCACGCCATCGGCGAGCCGGCCTCCGGGCAGACGATCCAGGAGCTGGTCCCGGGCATGCGGGCGCATCTGTAG
- a CDS encoding PcfJ domain-containing protein, whose protein sequence is MKGKKGFTVAEGDFHPLTGTLALTLRERGEREPLRLLVEPPVRGMRVFRRTPGGLVDQGHRLPHALLDAPPGRAHALTGLRAFLSELPPEAVQTARGIAHGQYPCLALLGCHEAARQLWSTCPALLWILGVGIAERPYASDEIAGLLKLSHKALCRALLPGCDARGVTLLRRLRGMAYFLEDFLTLRALLHRPGFLEHAAHLPAVSWPALRMVSDALMGTPRLMASPLFREALARETPDRQALERIREYVQDALRLGARLGIEHPERALRQCPDLSRLRRLHDRWTGQVHALDVGDILGRTALAYPPPPVAGTADILPVTGAAQLHAEGRAMRHCVFSHLEDVLAGRAYVYRMVAPQRATVRIERAGAGWRLGEMRLAGNVLPSDHAVGEAWAWLDRARRAGVRESGTTKA, encoded by the coding sequence ATGAAGGGCAAGAAGGGATTCACCGTGGCGGAGGGGGACTTTCACCCCCTGACCGGAACTCTTGCGCTGACGCTTCGCGAGCGCGGAGAGCGCGAACCCTTGCGCCTGCTGGTGGAGCCGCCCGTGCGGGGGATGCGCGTGTTTCGCCGCACTCCCGGGGGGCTTGTGGACCAGGGCCACCGGCTGCCCCATGCGCTTCTGGACGCGCCTCCGGGACGGGCCCACGCCCTGACGGGGCTGCGCGCCTTTCTTTCGGAACTTCCGCCCGAGGCCGTGCAGACCGCGCGGGGTATCGCCCATGGGCAGTACCCCTGCCTGGCCCTGCTGGGCTGCCACGAGGCCGCACGCCAGTTGTGGAGCACCTGCCCGGCGCTCCTGTGGATACTGGGCGTGGGCATTGCGGAGCGGCCCTACGCCAGCGACGAGATCGCGGGGCTCCTGAAGTTGTCCCACAAGGCGCTCTGCCGTGCGCTTTTGCCGGGGTGCGACGCGCGCGGCGTCACGCTGCTGCGCAGGCTCCGGGGCATGGCCTATTTCCTGGAGGACTTCCTGACCTTGCGCGCCCTGCTGCACCGGCCCGGGTTTCTGGAGCACGCCGCGCACCTTCCGGCCGTCTCCTGGCCTGCCCTGCGCATGGTTTCCGACGCGTTGATGGGCACGCCCAGGCTCATGGCCTCGCCCCTCTTCCGGGAAGCCCTTGCACGGGAAACGCCGGACCGGCAGGCGCTGGAACGCATCCGGGAGTACGTCCAGGACGCCCTGCGCCTGGGCGCGCGCCTTGGGATCGAGCATCCCGAGCGCGCCCTGCGCCAATGCCCGGACCTCTCCAGGCTGCGACGCCTTCACGACCGCTGGACCGGGCAGGTCCACGCCCTGGATGTGGGCGACATCCTGGGCCGCACGGCCCTGGCCTATCCCCCGCCTCCGGTGGCGGGAACGGCGGACATCCTCCCCGTGACAGGCGCGGCGCAACTGCATGCTGAAGGGCGCGCCATGCGCCACTGCGTATTCTCCCACCTGGAGGACGTGCTGGCCGGGCGCGCCTACGTCTACAGGATGGTCGCGCCACAGCGCGCCACCGTGCGCATCGAGCGCGCCGGGGCAGGCTGGAGGTTGGGGGAGATGCGCCTGGCGGGCAACGTGCTGCCCTCGGATCACGCGGTCGGCGAGGCATGGGCCTGGCTCGACCGGGCGCGGCGCGCCGGAGTTCGGGAATCTGGAACGACGAAGGCGTAG
- a CDS encoding helix-turn-helix transcriptional regulator yields MPPKQDDATPGQKALALYSLLLFTGKAYTLSQLARELSCSKQTVLRLISAIEQRWNVLETGRTGRENWYRFRSPGRPPRLPVTPGQLQSLVMCRDMVSHMVPEAVREQIDGALAAAGTLLPDYGERAQAFESRVRAECKGRIDYSGHAALLESARKAIEERAVCRIRYTGVGRSEPREHLFAPLECVSYRESLYLHGLKLSDDAPSRTVGPMLLALQRLSSLEPTGQRHAHPAPAQGGSGFGIMRQEPLRAVVVFDRLAATYVRERIWSEDQELETLPDGGVRLGFTAGSAAEALSWVLSFGARARVEAPGEFQEAVRAELTAMAALYPPGA; encoded by the coding sequence ATGCCGCCCAAACAAGACGACGCTACCCCGGGCCAGAAGGCTCTGGCGCTCTATTCGCTGCTGCTCTTCACGGGCAAGGCCTACACCCTCTCGCAGCTGGCCCGGGAGCTCTCCTGCTCCAAACAGACGGTGCTGCGACTGATCAGCGCCATCGAGCAACGCTGGAACGTCCTGGAAACAGGGCGTACGGGGCGCGAGAACTGGTACCGTTTCCGCTCGCCCGGGCGCCCGCCGCGCCTGCCCGTCACGCCCGGCCAGCTCCAGAGCCTGGTGATGTGCCGCGACATGGTGAGCCACATGGTGCCCGAGGCCGTGCGGGAACAGATCGACGGCGCGCTGGCCGCCGCCGGAACCCTCCTGCCCGACTACGGGGAGCGCGCCCAGGCCTTCGAGAGCCGCGTGCGCGCCGAGTGCAAGGGCCGCATCGACTATTCCGGCCACGCCGCCCTGCTGGAGAGCGCACGCAAGGCCATCGAGGAGCGCGCCGTCTGCCGCATACGCTACACCGGCGTGGGGCGCAGCGAGCCGCGTGAACACCTCTTCGCGCCCCTTGAGTGCGTCTCCTACCGGGAATCCTTGTACCTTCACGGCCTGAAACTCAGCGACGACGCCCCCTCCAGGACGGTCGGCCCCATGCTCCTGGCCCTGCAACGCCTCTCGTCGCTGGAGCCCACCGGACAGCGCCACGCCCACCCCGCCCCTGCCCAAGGCGGCTCCGGCTTCGGCATTATGCGCCAGGAACCCCTGCGCGCCGTGGTGGTCTTCGACCGACTGGCCGCCACCTACGTGCGCGAGCGCATCTGGAGCGAGGACCAGGAACTGGAAACGCTCCCCGACGGGGGCGTGCGCCTGGGCTTCACGGCCGGGAGCGCCGCCGAAGCCCTTTCCTGGGTTCTGAGCTTCGGGGCCAGGGCCAGGGTGGAAGCCCCCGGTGAATTTCAAGAAGCCGTACGCGCCGAACTGACGGCCATGGCCGCGCTATACCCCCCCGGCGCGTAG
- a CDS encoding PcfJ domain-containing protein translates to MILDECICSLDSSGALLVDLRPVYGEDEGVVRLRSWDDGLAVEHLGPSGWRPDHYAFDIPLACPDWTGGASHPVRRFTEGVPVWALEVARPFRYGQTRLLRVLRAAPRMQDLARDDPHVFWLLSDCLPEGRPAERLKGLAHLRRRDILALALGSGSESMARLLRKLRNPSYEPSDMDLLRRLFGSDLWTRLRHLPRVDWQALKVVGREPRLLNCRCVQNLLSAAQERNAARETSRLRELLQDIRRLARVMRLPAPESRIERLPDLEAVEAYHDSLARTLSRKRRAEVEARYPGPFPPPPLPGDADIVPVATVGELFDEGEAMRHCVASYVERVLWGACAIYRVLAPQRATLEVVILEDGKCRLGQLKLSCNREASAETQARVRRWMAGARERLRAGGV, encoded by the coding sequence ATGATTCTCGATGAATGCATCTGCTCCCTGGACTCCTCCGGCGCGTTGCTGGTGGACCTGCGCCCGGTCTACGGTGAAGACGAAGGCGTGGTGCGTCTGCGCTCATGGGACGACGGGCTTGCGGTGGAACACCTCGGGCCGTCGGGCTGGCGGCCGGACCACTACGCCTTCGACATCCCTTTGGCCTGCCCGGATTGGACGGGCGGGGCCTCGCACCCCGTCCGACGGTTCACGGAGGGCGTGCCGGTTTGGGCTCTGGAGGTCGCGCGGCCGTTCCGTTACGGCCAAACGCGCCTGTTGCGGGTGTTGCGCGCCGCCCCCCGGATGCAGGACCTGGCCCGCGACGATCCGCACGTCTTCTGGCTCCTCTCCGACTGCCTGCCCGAAGGGCGACCGGCCGAACGCCTGAAGGGGCTTGCGCACCTGCGGCGGCGCGACATCCTGGCCCTGGCCCTGGGCAGCGGTTCGGAATCCATGGCGCGTTTGCTGCGCAAGCTGCGCAACCCCTCCTACGAGCCCTCGGACATGGACCTGCTGCGCCGCCTCTTCGGTTCCGACCTCTGGACGCGCCTGCGCCACCTGCCGCGCGTGGACTGGCAGGCCCTGAAGGTGGTGGGCCGAGAGCCCAGGCTGCTGAACTGCCGCTGCGTGCAGAACCTTTTATCCGCCGCGCAGGAGCGCAACGCCGCGCGCGAAACCTCAAGGCTGCGCGAACTCCTGCAGGACATCCGCCGCTTGGCGCGGGTGATGCGCCTGCCGGCGCCCGAAAGCCGTATCGAGCGCCTTCCGGACCTGGAGGCCGTGGAAGCCTACCACGACTCCCTGGCGCGCACCCTCTCGCGCAAGCGCAGGGCCGAGGTGGAAGCCCGCTACCCGGGACCGTTCCCGCCGCCGCCGCTCCCGGGCGACGCGGACATCGTGCCCGTGGCCACGGTGGGCGAACTCTTCGATGAGGGCGAGGCCATGCGCCATTGTGTGGCCAGCTACGTGGAGCGCGTGCTGTGGGGGGCCTGCGCCATCTACAGGGTGCTGGCCCCTCAGCGGGCCACCCTGGAGGTGGTGATCCTGGAGGACGGGAAGTGCCGGTTGGGACAGCTCAAGCTTTCGTGCAACCGGGAGGCCTCGGCCGAAACGCAGGCCCGGGTACGCCGCTGGATGGCCGGGGCCCGGGAGCGCCTACGCGCCGGGGGGGTATAG
- a CDS encoding GNAT family N-acetyltransferase: MTIRDERPGDAPGIAKIHYAAFKGHPVHPPGAEPVEHLIVERLRAARALRVSLLAEEDGLPAGHVALSPASVGREREGWLLLGPVGVVPDLQGLGIGSALVRAALARAEALGARGVALVGEPGYYARFGFATAPGLTYPGVPAPYVLAVALRGDPPRGDIAAHEAFSVTPG; this comes from the coding sequence ATGACCATCCGTGACGAACGCCCCGGCGACGCCCCCGGCATCGCCAAGATCCACTACGCCGCCTTCAAGGGACATCCCGTCCACCCGCCCGGCGCGGAGCCTGTCGAACACCTCATCGTGGAGCGCCTGCGCGCGGCCCGCGCCCTCCGCGTCTCCCTTCTGGCCGAGGAGGACGGCCTGCCCGCCGGGCACGTCGCCCTCTCGCCCGCGTCGGTGGGTCGGGAGCGCGAAGGCTGGCTTCTGCTGGGCCCCGTGGGCGTCGTGCCCGATCTCCAGGGCCTGGGCATCGGCTCCGCCCTGGTGCGCGCGGCGCTCGCCCGCGCCGAGGCCCTGGGCGCGCGCGGCGTGGCGCTGGTGGGCGAGCCCGGGTACTACGCCCGCTTCGGGTTCGCGACAGCGCCAGGACTGACCTACCCCGGCGTGCCCGCCCCCTACGTGCTGGCCGTGGCGCTGCGCGGCGACCCGCCCCGGGGCGACATCGCCGCCCACGAAGCCTTCTCCGTGACGCCCGGCTAG
- a CDS encoding MFS transporter — translation MPDHATPAPRRTLLAACLAHLAHDGFTDMLYVFFPVWQGVFALSYAQVGLMKSLYSGTLALCQIPAGMLAGRLGPCRLLVVGTLLASAALFLAGTADTAVALGGLLALGGVGASVQHPLASAAIAQAYAGQGSRVALSTYNFVGDMGKLLLPAAAGILLARMDWQNALQALSLAGVATGLALPFLFGRPARGVAPDVREAQAPSTRMRDLITPGFVALNAIGVLDSATRMGLLTFLPFLLREKGADMNLLGIALGLVFAGGCAGKLVCGVVASRAGVLRSIIVTEACTAPFILALPPLPLWGALCLCPILGMALNGTSSALYGSVPELIPRERRGQAFAVYYTAAIGAGAAAPYCYGMLSDALGLQPALQATGLTVLAAIPLTLPLRGRLSA, via the coding sequence ATGCCGGACCACGCCACACCCGCCCCGCGCCGCACGCTCCTGGCCGCCTGCCTGGCGCACCTGGCGCACGACGGCTTCACGGACATGCTCTACGTTTTCTTCCCGGTCTGGCAGGGTGTCTTCGCCCTGAGCTACGCCCAGGTGGGGCTCATGAAGTCACTCTATTCGGGAACACTGGCCCTGTGCCAGATCCCCGCCGGGATGCTGGCGGGACGCCTGGGTCCGTGCCGACTCCTGGTGGTCGGCACGCTGCTGGCCAGCGCCGCGCTCTTTCTGGCCGGCACGGCGGATACGGCCGTGGCGCTGGGAGGGTTGCTGGCCCTGGGCGGCGTGGGGGCCAGCGTGCAACACCCCCTGGCCTCGGCGGCCATCGCACAGGCCTATGCGGGACAGGGCTCCCGGGTGGCCCTCTCCACCTACAACTTCGTCGGGGACATGGGGAAACTCCTGCTTCCGGCGGCAGCGGGGATTCTGCTGGCGCGCATGGACTGGCAGAACGCCCTCCAGGCGCTCTCCCTCGCAGGTGTGGCCACGGGCCTGGCCCTGCCTTTCCTTTTCGGCCGACCGGCGCGGGGCGTCGCGCCCGACGTCCGGGAAGCGCAAGCCCCGTCAACCCGGATGCGCGACCTCATCACACCCGGCTTCGTCGCGCTCAACGCCATCGGCGTGCTGGACAGCGCCACGCGCATGGGCCTGCTCACCTTCCTGCCCTTTCTCCTGCGCGAGAAGGGGGCGGACATGAACCTGCTGGGCATTGCTTTGGGGCTGGTTTTCGCGGGGGGCTGCGCGGGCAAGCTCGTCTGCGGCGTGGTGGCTTCCCGCGCGGGCGTGCTGCGCTCCATCATCGTCACCGAGGCCTGCACGGCCCCGTTCATCCTGGCCCTGCCCCCGCTGCCCCTTTGGGGGGCGCTGTGCCTGTGCCCGATCCTGGGGATGGCGCTCAACGGCACGTCCTCGGCGCTCTACGGCAGCGTGCCGGAGCTGATCCCCCGGGAGCGGCGCGGCCAGGCGTTCGCGGTCTACTACACGGCGGCCATCGGCGCTGGCGCGGCGGCGCCCTATTGCTACGGCATGCTCTCCGACGCCCTGGGCCTGCAGCCGGCCCTTCAGGCCACAGGCCTCACCGTGCTGGCCGCCATCCCCCTCACCCTGCCCCTGCGAGGCAGGCTCTCCGCCTGA
- the larB gene encoding nickel pincer cofactor biosynthesis protein LarB, with amino-acid sequence MDSQDSLRRLLTGIRDGNLDIEEGVERLRDLPFMDLGHTKFDLHRSLRNGFPEVVYAEGKTPAQVGDIFSRLRGLADVLATRVTPETAGHVLSLCPEAQYNPAGRTLTLRRAEPSWRAGEIAIVTAGTSDLPVAEEARVTCEMLGSRAFVVSDVGVAGIHRLLDRLEAIRKARVVIVAAGMEGALASVVGGLVPQPVVAVPTSVGYGASLKGFTALLGMLTSCASGVTVVNIDNGFGAACAACRINNLFPD; translated from the coding sequence ATGGATTCGCAAGACAGCCTGAGACGGCTGCTGACCGGCATCCGGGACGGCAACCTGGACATCGAGGAAGGGGTGGAGCGCCTGCGGGACCTGCCCTTCATGGACCTGGGGCACACCAAGTTCGACCTGCACCGCTCCCTGCGCAACGGCTTCCCCGAGGTGGTCTACGCCGAGGGCAAGACCCCCGCTCAGGTGGGGGACATCTTCTCGCGCCTGCGCGGCCTGGCGGACGTGCTGGCCACGCGGGTCACGCCCGAAACGGCCGGGCACGTGCTCTCGCTGTGCCCCGAGGCGCAGTACAACCCCGCCGGGCGCACCCTGACCCTGCGCCGGGCCGAGCCCTCCTGGCGCGCGGGCGAGATCGCCATCGTCACGGCGGGCACGTCGGACCTGCCCGTGGCCGAGGAGGCCCGCGTCACCTGCGAGATGCTGGGCAGCCGGGCCTTCGTGGTCTCGGACGTGGGCGTGGCGGGCATCCACCGCCTGCTGGACCGCCTCGAAGCCATTCGCAAGGCGCGGGTGGTCATCGTGGCGGCGGGCATGGAGGGGGCGCTGGCCAGCGTGGTGGGCGGCCTGGTGCCGCAGCCCGTGGTGGCCGTGCCCACCTCGGTGGGCTACGGGGCCTCGCTCAAGGGGTTCACGGCGCTCCTGGGCATGCTCACATCCTGCGCCAGCGGGGTGACGGTGGTAAACATCGACAACGGCTTCGGCGCGGCCTGCGCCGCCTGCCGCATCAACAATCTCTTCCCGGACTGA
- the larE gene encoding ATP-dependent sacrificial sulfur transferase LarE, producing MSAAPSLSPDQRLERLDAILRAGGPAAVAFSGGLDSTFLLHAARKALGDGLLAVTLETPYTPEGEVREARAAARGMGVRHLVLKTPVPEDIRDNPPERCYLCKRRLFGLVVRTAAREGLRRVLDGTNRDDLGDHRPGLRAVRELNVESPLLAAGLGKEDLRELARAQGLAVWDRPAGACLLTRLPHGVRVEEAQLRRIDQAEDFLREVGFPAVRVRCHGDAARIEVPRERVGELLEAEARHGVDARLKALGFAHVCVDLAGYRTGSLNKNAAQAEKA from the coding sequence GTGAGCGCCGCGCCCTCCCTCTCTCCCGACCAGCGCCTGGAGCGTCTGGACGCGATCTTGCGCGCGGGCGGCCCGGCGGCCGTGGCCTTCTCGGGCGGCCTGGACAGCACGTTCTTGCTGCACGCCGCGCGCAAAGCCCTGGGGGACGGCCTCCTGGCCGTGACCCTGGAGACCCCCTACACGCCCGAGGGCGAGGTGCGGGAGGCCCGCGCGGCCGCCAGGGGCATGGGCGTGCGCCATCTGGTGCTCAAGACGCCCGTGCCCGAGGACATCCGGGACAACCCCCCCGAGCGCTGCTACCTCTGCAAGCGGCGGCTCTTCGGGCTGGTGGTCCGCACGGCGGCGCGCGAAGGCCTGCGCCGCGTCCTGGACGGCACCAACCGGGACGACCTGGGCGACCACCGCCCCGGCCTGCGCGCCGTGCGCGAGCTGAACGTGGAGAGTCCGCTCCTGGCCGCCGGGCTGGGCAAAGAGGACCTGCGGGAACTGGCCCGCGCCCAGGGGCTGGCGGTGTGGGACCGCCCGGCCGGGGCCTGCCTGCTCACGCGCCTGCCCCACGGCGTCCGCGTGGAGGAGGCCCAGCTGCGGCGCATCGACCAGGCCGAGGACTTCCTGCGCGAAGTGGGCTTCCCGGCCGTGCGGGTGCGCTGCCACGGCGACGCGGCGCGCATCGAGGTCCCGCGCGAGCGGGTGGGCGAGCTGCTGGAGGCCGAGGCCCGCCACGGGGTGGACGCCAGGCTCAAGGCCCTGGGGTTCGCCCACGTCTGCGTGGACCTGGCGGGCTACCGCACCGGAAGCCTCAACAAGAACGCCGCCCAGGCGGAGAAGGCATAG
- the larC gene encoding nickel pincer cofactor biosynthesis protein LarC, giving the protein MNILYYDCFAGLSGDMNLAAMIGLGVDPDHLRAELSKLGLDHEFELRVGRDSRHGIHGVRVDVVLAEHGHGHANGNDHDRHDHEHHHGHEHEHGQGRDEHQHAHGHEIGHAHAPFGCGTRKHAPGHGVPHDPGVDQGRAPEREPAHGHARNAPSTLRDTVSHTKCHAGAVPGHAPHRNLAAVEAIIRASGLSEAVKRTSLDIFRRVAEAEATVHGKPLEEVHFHEVGATDSLVDIVGAAVCFHALGVDAVWAAPVELGGGFVRCAHGLMPVPAPATAEILRGVPTTRGAARHEATTPTGAAIVASLASRFTASPAIAVEKTAYGIGHREADIPNVLRVHLARAEAPAPRNPVQAARLLQCNIDDMTGEALGVAMDLLMEQGAMDVHFAPIQMKKNRPATCVSLLCAQADEERFKELIFRHTTTLGVKSFPLEKTVLAVSFETLETPLGPVTLKNALLDGKVLRSKPELEDCRELARRHGVPLAEVYAAVHAALAGRGKP; this is encoded by the coding sequence ATGAACATACTCTATTACGACTGCTTCGCGGGCTTAAGCGGCGACATGAACCTGGCGGCCATGATCGGCCTGGGCGTGGACCCGGACCACCTGCGCGCCGAACTCTCCAAGCTGGGCCTGGACCACGAGTTCGAACTGCGCGTGGGCAGGGACTCCCGCCACGGCATCCACGGCGTGCGCGTGGACGTGGTGCTCGCGGAGCACGGGCACGGCCACGCCAACGGGAACGATCACGACCGGCACGACCATGAGCACCACCACGGCCATGAGCACGAGCACGGCCAGGGCCGGGACGAGCACCAGCACGCCCATGGGCACGAGATCGGGCACGCCCACGCTCCCTTCGGCTGTGGCACGCGCAAGCACGCGCCGGGGCATGGGGTTCCCCATGACCCCGGGGTCGATCAGGGGCGCGCGCCGGAGCGCGAGCCCGCTCACGGCCACGCCCGCAACGCGCCGTCAACGCTACGTGACACTGTTAGTCATACGAAATGTCATGCAGGGGCGGTCCCGGGCCACGCCCCGCACCGCAATCTGGCGGCCGTGGAGGCCATCATCCGCGCCAGCGGGCTCTCCGAGGCCGTGAAGCGGACCAGCCTGGACATCTTCCGCAGGGTGGCCGAGGCCGAGGCCACGGTGCACGGCAAGCCCCTGGAGGAGGTGCACTTCCACGAGGTGGGGGCCACCGATTCCCTGGTGGACATCGTGGGCGCGGCCGTGTGCTTCCACGCCCTGGGCGTGGACGCGGTGTGGGCCGCCCCCGTGGAGCTTGGCGGGGGCTTCGTGCGCTGCGCCCACGGCCTGATGCCCGTGCCCGCCCCGGCCACGGCGGAGATCCTCCGGGGCGTGCCCACCACGCGGGGCGCGGCCCGGCACGAGGCCACCACCCCCACGGGCGCGGCCATCGTGGCGTCCCTGGCCTCGCGCTTCACGGCCTCCCCGGCCATAGCCGTGGAGAAGACCGCCTACGGCATAGGCCACCGCGAGGCAGACATCCCCAACGTGCTGCGCGTGCACCTGGCCCGGGCCGAGGCCCCCGCCCCGCGCAACCCCGTGCAGGCCGCGCGCCTGCTCCAGTGCAACATCGACGACATGACCGGCGAGGCCCTGGGCGTGGCCATGGACCTGCTCATGGAGCAGGGGGCCATGGACGTCCACTTCGCGCCCATCCAGATGAAGAAAAACCGCCCGGCCACGTGCGTGTCGCTCCTGTGCGCCCAGGCCGACGAGGAGCGCTTCAAGGAGCTCATCTTCCGGCACACCACCACCCTGGGCGTGAAGAGCTTCCCCCTGGAGAAGACCGTGCTGGCCGTCTCCTTCGAGACCCTGGAGACCCCCCTCGGCCCCGTGACCCTCAAGAACGCCCTGTTGGACGGCAAGGTGCTGCGCTCCAAGCCCGAACTGGAGGACTGCCGGGAGCTGGCCCGCCGCCACGGCGTGCCCCTGGCCGAGGTCTACGCCGCCGTGCACGCCGCCCTTGCCGGACGGGGGAAGCCGTGA
- a CDS encoding aldo/keto reductase, with the protein MLTRKMPKTGDELSILGFGCMRMPLKDGAIDEPRAIAQIRSAIEAGVNYLDTAWPYHGGASEPLLGKALQGGWRDRVKVATKLPTWLIHSREDMDRYLNAQLERLGTDRIDYYLVHALDGVSWDAIDSRGVRAFLDQAKADGRIVNAGFSYHGLPEDFARIVDAHPWEFCQIQYNYLDQEYQAGTAGLKHAASRGLGVVVMEPLRGGNLALPEAPPAVAALWDQAPVKRTPVEWALRWVWDHPEVTVVLSGMNEESHIAQNLAVAAQAAPRSLTAGELELVERVRRTYHELMQVDCTGCAYCMPCPAGVKIPTCFDFFNKMHMFGNGDEARFMYAAFGGGITGGGTTGFASQCVACGECLEKCPQHIAIPEMLERVAAEMEGPGFEGLLAAARQHLKRDL; encoded by the coding sequence ATGCTCACCAGAAAAATGCCCAAGACCGGCGACGAACTCTCCATCCTGGGGTTCGGCTGCATGCGCATGCCCTTGAAGGACGGGGCCATCGACGAGCCCCGGGCCATCGCCCAGATCCGCTCGGCCATTGAGGCCGGGGTCAACTACCTGGACACCGCCTGGCCCTACCACGGCGGGGCCAGCGAGCCCCTGCTGGGCAAGGCCCTGCAGGGCGGCTGGCGCGACCGCGTGAAGGTGGCCACCAAACTGCCCACCTGGCTCATCCACTCCCGCGAGGACATGGACCGCTACCTGAACGCCCAGCTGGAACGCCTGGGCACGGACCGCATCGACTACTACCTCGTCCACGCCCTGGACGGCGTTTCCTGGGACGCCATCGACAGCCGGGGCGTGCGCGCCTTCCTGGACCAGGCCAAGGCGGACGGCCGCATCGTCAACGCCGGGTTCTCCTACCACGGCCTGCCCGAGGACTTCGCGCGCATCGTGGACGCCCACCCCTGGGAGTTCTGCCAGATCCAGTACAACTACCTGGACCAGGAATATCAGGCGGGCACGGCGGGCCTGAAGCACGCGGCCTCCCGGGGCCTGGGCGTGGTGGTCATGGAGCCCCTGCGCGGCGGCAACCTGGCCCTGCCCGAAGCGCCCCCGGCCGTTGCCGCCCTGTGGGACCAGGCCCCCGTGAAGCGCACCCCCGTGGAGTGGGCTCTGCGCTGGGTGTGGGACCACCCGGAGGTGACGGTGGTTCTTTCGGGCATGAACGAGGAGTCGCACATCGCCCAGAACCTGGCCGTGGCCGCTCAGGCCGCGCCGCGCTCCCTGACCGCCGGGGAATTGGAGCTTGTGGAGCGCGTGCGGCGCACGTATCATGAGCTCATGCAGGTGGACTGCACGGGCTGCGCCTACTGCATGCCCTGCCCCGCGGGCGTGAAGATCCCCACCTGTTTCGATTTCTTCAACAAGATGCACATGTTCGGCAACGGCGACGAGGCCCGGTTCATGTATGCGGCCTTCGGAGGCGGCATCACGGGGGGCGGCACCACCGGGTTCGCCTCCCAGTGCGTGGCCTGCGGCGAGTGCCTGGAGAAGTGCCCGCAGCACATCGCCATCCCGGAGATGCTGGAGCGGGTGGCCGCCGAGATGGAGGGGCCGGGCTTCGAGGGCCTGCTGGCCGCGGCCAGGCAGCACCTGAAGAGGGACCTTTAG